The nucleotide window TGGGTTTCTAAATGGACTTAAAGGAATAGATTGATGGAAAAACTACATACTAAATAACAGGTCAAGATTATGGGAAATTGGTCGGACAAGGAGGATAGCGTAGCTCTATGCTCGAGgataaataatgaaaataaatattaggagttgctattttattttatgtggAGATTGATGGATGATGATtaaaaacaatgatgaatgatgaatgttggttatgattttcaataaattaaataattgcataGTGATTGGTATTATATCTTGTGGTTTGGATGTGGAAATTTTCTGAATCATTATTTCGTAGCTTAACTAAAGTCACAGCTCTAAACCCGAGGCTATGGTTAGTCTTAACCCTGGTTTCGGATTTAGAGTCGTGACAAAGAGGTAGTTGTAATTGCATATGTTTGTATTCACAGTCTATCTATACCATCAATTACATTGGAGACTACCATGGTTTGATAATTCTAACCATCTTGTTAGTGGCATATAACATACCTTTGAAAACAGAGCAATGATTCTCATTCATTAGCcaaaagaacttcatcagttGGATGGAACCATTGGAtcatgctttttatttttttgtcaaaTCCATAGTGGGACTCACTGGATTTCATCAGACTAATGACAAGCTGGTAGTCCAACTTCTAAACCAATTCATTAAGATTGTAACATCATTGTGAAAACTTCTgcaaaaaaatattaataattaaaCATCTTATTAGTAACCCAATATGATTCTTATTATAATAAGATGATGTCTTTTTTCTTATTGCATTCATGATACAATCTCCCTTtgcctaaaaaaaaaaagcacatctTGCAATATATTCACCATCAATACAAGCCCACTCCTAAGCCTAGACTAAATAtatctagagcttgtttagaaagTATTCAACAaactcattttattttaaaatctttCTCAAAATAACTATCAATAATAACTTAGTAATGATTGAGGTAAGATGAGCCTTAATCTAATATTTGCGACCTAATCCCCGTGCCTCGATGAATCCCAACTCGAAGATATAAGTCTTTGGTTCCATACAATTCTCTTGGAGATTCCATAGAGCACAGGACACCgattttgaccattgaaatcaaACAATCATGCATTATATTTCCTGCATTGATATGATTTTCACTGCCTTGAGTAACTTCAGCTTCTTCTATGCGTAGTTGTGgatcaacaatctccattactCGTTCAGGCAGAGCCAACTTAGCAAAATGATGAATGCTTACATTGTTCTTAAACTAGAACTCCACTCCCATTTCTAAATCGAATTCAATCTTCTGGCACTGGGTGTTCTAAGCTTAAAGCAACGAAGGGTGACGAAGGGGGAGAAGGCCCAGCAGGTCCTTTTCCCCTCTCCCGAAAAAGTATGTATAAGGATAAATACCAGTAGCTGTATGTTGTTGTATCCTGACTTTTGTTATGTAAAGGGGGGCTTAAGCATCGGGAGAGGCTATCTATAATAGAAAGATTCCAGATAGACCTATTTCGAATATTAACAGCTCCTCTATAAAAAAGGTATGTTAGGTAGTCTTCCCTAAAAGACCGCAAGTGGTAAGTACACGCGTGGGAACATAGGAGCTTCCTTTATGCGCGGCCTGCAACCAGGCACTGACCTTTTCTTTCCTTTATGGCTTTAGGCTGAGCCTTTTTTCCCTACTCTGGCCTCCTGCGCCGGTCCAGAGGACTCAATGTTGACACAATTGGAAAATGAAATGACAAGTGGCACCAACCCTGCATCAGTGCAGGGGGGTGGGTAGGATTCTCTCCTACCGCACACCATTGAGCGTTTAAGGGTTGTTGGTGAAGGGTACCACCCTTCACGTAGTCTCTCAATAAATTCAGGTATCTTATCTTTCTTGGCCCTTTCTTACTACGTGTCCACTGCCGGTGGGGTTAGGGACGGTCGAATCTTTTCGATCTAACCGACGCCGCCTATCCGGAGTGGAGTGTGTTCCAGAGGCGGGATTCGGGGTAGTGACAGGGTAACCTCGTCACTATATCTGAATTTTTAGCGAGATGGGGAATATTTTATTTAAACAAGTAATTAGCATTTTTGCTATTCTAAGGATCTAAATTTCTAACATCAATTGGTGTGCTATGAACTTGTAAGTGCTTACAAAGATGTTCAAAATTGATCAAGACTGCTACTCGATTGAAAGAACTCAACTCTTCAATCATCAAGTGAACATATGATTTGTATGTAACACATGTCTCAGCTAAATACATCATCAGAAAAGAAGCCTTCATACCTAATTATGGTGTGATTCATGTTGGGTGCAAGTGAGTACAGCTTTGTATGTCTAGGTTTTTGAAATCAATGGAATTTTTATGCTATCAAGTTTGAATCTTTCTGGGTGTGGATCTTTCAAATCTGAGGTCactcttttagaaattaattggaTCCAGATAAAATCGTTTCAGGTACTGGCCATTAGGTCCTTGGACCTTCATTTCGATTTAAGCTAAGGTCAAGTCAGAATCTGGTCTAGGTAAAGTACTTGACTGGGCCCACCCGATCCTATGGGTTAGATCACAAGTGCAGCAGTCTTACACATGCATAGTGTGTAATAGCCTCTCATATGTGCTTGTAGCTTGCAAACCTCACTCCACGTGATGTGTATAGGAAATCCAGGCCATATAGACCCTTCTTCTGGCTTAGATGAAATCTTGGTAAAAAAATTCACATGTTTTGCAACTCAGGTTGGGCCCCGGTAAAAATCAAGGCATCCCCTCTCAATTAGCTCACCtatatgtctatatatatatatatatatatatatatatatatatatatatatatatatatatatcccatggTCCATAGCCTATGAAACTTCAAAGGGCAAAATTTCACCTTgatttaaaattctggtgggccataacaaagtgaaatgcaaatcaagggagggaaCTGTTTTCATTTCccatggctacaaaagttttggatcaaagtaaaaattaggtCCACGAGATTTCATGAGGTGTTGAATcccatggacggttcagattttagtGTCACATCACCTATGATGATTTCTAAAAAAACGTTCGCGTTCCCAGCGAACTGGTTGGCAGCTGAGCACTCGGATACACACACACAGTTCTATGCGctgaaacttcccatgaggttgagttgtgtgggccccaccgtgatgcatgtcaaacatcaacaccatgcatttgaagggtcccctttaaatgatgggatatcccaaaaatcagccatatacggaacttaggtgagccataccatctgaaataatgtaaagacatgcctaaaacatataaaagcactttgtgaggcccacctgaaatttgggtgCATATGGAACTTGGCCtgacccatcatccaaatgggacacacataatggatgggctggatttgtgaaccacatctcggtgggcccaacaaatgattatgaatgttttaatgggagggtaacccctctcaactttcgtatgtggtgtggcccacaaaagtcatggattgacttgatttttaagaccggtgcccaccatggaatggtgcatctgaataatggggtagatgttcgacccacatcacggtgggcccgcacagctcaacctcatgggaagttcccatgaggtcaagcgcatagaaccatttcgcacatatatatatatatatatatatatatatatatatatatatatatatatgtgtgtgtgtgtgtgtgtgtgtgtgtgtgtgtattttgctGCAGGAGACCTTTCCTTCTAGCAAAGGAGTTGGCAGttagggtgggccctacaatgatgtttaaatgAAATCCATcctaaatcatggatgggccttacaaaaatcagttgtatccaAAACCCAGGTCGTCCACATCATCTTAAACCATGTTAAATCATgcttaaagcatataaaagcatttgTTTGGCTGACCTGAGATTTGAAATGGGTTGAAATTTTCTATGATTCCTCAtcctagtgggacacacaatgaatAAGCAAGATGTCTCAACCTCATCTCATTAGGCCTTATAAACaatcaagaaggttttaacgTGTGGGTATACCGTCACTAACTTTTGTTTGTGATGTGGCCGTCCTAAGTTGTGGAGTGGTCTGATTTTATGCCTATGGTACACCATTGAAGGATGAAtgacacgtcatggtggggcccacaaagcttggcctcatgggaagctcccgtGAGGTGGACATCATATAGCATCTTTCttgtaaataattaaatataaaataataataataatagtagtaagaagaagaagaaggaaataggTGAAACTGTTACCCGGAGCAATGTACCCAATAGATCCCTTCATCCCAAACGTGCTAGTTTGAGAAACCTCAGGTAAGAACCTCGCTAGCCCAAAATCACCCACCCGGGCAATCATGTCATCATGAAGAAGAATGTTGCTGGGTTTTAAATCACGATGAATGATTGACGTCTGGCAATGATTATGTAGATAATCCAATGCAGAAGCCACATTAATGGCTATTTTTAGCCTCTGAATAAAATTCAAGTTCCTCCTCAGCTGATCATCGTTATGCAACCACTTGTCTAGACTCCCATTCGGCATGTACTCGTAAACTAGTGCTTTGAAATCATTGCCGTTAAAGTCAATGCTTGAGCAACAAGTTAAGATCTCAACAAGATTTCGATGCCTAATGTTTCTCAAGGCTTCGCATTCAGCCATGAAGCTCTTCAGAGCTTCTTGTTGTTGAAGGTTGAAGACTTTCACTGCTACCATAGTTTCGTCGCGATCTAGAGCCCCTTTATATACGCTGCCAAAGCTTCCGGTGCCGACCAAATTGGCAGAAGAGAAGCCATCTGTTGCTTTAAAGAGCTCCACATAAGACACGTTCAGGAAAGGATCGCCAACAGAAGGCACAGAAAAAGATTTCCTTCTTGATTTCCTTCCCCGATAAAGAATGGCAAAGAAACATGATAATGAAATAAGACACAGGGCAACACCAATGATTGAGAATTTTAGTTTGCAAGCAAGAGACTTCCCCCGTTTCTTGGAAGCTTGGCTAGAGCATGGAGGTAATTGCAATTCACGAATacccccacaaagtttactattTCCGAGCTCTGAAACTTGACTGGCGTTTCCAAAGACCCCTTGTTTTGGTAATTCACCCTCGAAATTATTGAAAGACAGATTTAGATACTGCAGAACAAGAAGCTTCTCTAGGTATTCTGGAATCTTCCCAGACAAGTTGTTGTGTGAAAGATCCAGGGATTGAATGCCTCTTAGAGTGATGAATGTTGGAGGAATTGATCCTTGAAAGAAGTTCCCATCCAACCAGAGATACTCTAAGCTGAGACAATTGCCTAGAGAGCTTGGAATTTCGCCTGACAATTTGTTATTAGAAGCAATGAATCTTCCAAGAGCTTTCAAATAACCAACTTCCACTGGTAGATAACCCGTAAGAGAATTATTTTCAATAGAAATTTGAATCAATGTGGAAATGAGGAAAAGTTGTTTGGGTAAGTCACTGCTTAAGTTATTATTGTCAAGGTATAGGAATTGCAGGTTTATGCATTTACCAAGAGTCGAAGGTATGCTTCCCGATAGATTGTTTTGAAATAATTCAAGTTCGTACAATCCAGTGATGTTGCCCAAGGAAGACGAAATGTGCCCTGATAATTCATTTCCATTCAAGTAAAGTTCCCCGATCTTGTTAAGCATCCCAACACCAATAGGAATAGTACCTGTTAGAAAGCTATTTCCTATATCCAATACTGTTAAACCCACAAGATTCTGAATCGCAGATGGGATGCTTCCAAATATCATGTTATGCCCTAACCACAGTATTCTCAACTGTGTAGAAAGATTCCCTATGGAGTTGGGCAACAAACCACTGAGATTATTAATGCCTACATCCAGTAGTTGTAAACTACTGCAATTGATCAAAGAATCAAGAAAACCCAAGTCACTACCTTTTCCAATTCCAAGTTCATTTCCCCACAAACGTAACCTAGAGAGATTCTTGAGGTTTCCAAAATCCCGAGGCACAGATCCGCTAAAACTATTGTTATTAAGGTTAACAAGTGCAAGTCCAgaagcattggataatgaaactGGTATGGGTCCTGTGAATTGGTTTACTCCGAAAAGAAGCTGTTGGAGATTAGGCAGAGTGAGGCCTAAGTTAGGTGGAAATTTTCCTTGCAATCTGTTCTCTCCCACGTCCAAAATTTGAATAGAGGAGAGATTGTATAGCTGGGGCGGAATAGTACGTGACAGTTTATTTAAAGAAAGTCCAAGGGCCTCTAAGCTTACCAATCGGGTAAGCACGGCTGAGATGCTGCCTTCCAGACTATTTTCTGTGAGACCAAGAATTTTGAGAGATgaaaggtttccaagtgaaggTGGGATGCTTCCAGTAAGAGTATTGTGAGCGAGGTTCAATTTGGTGAGCTTTGAGAAAGAGCCAAGGTCGATTGGGATTTTCCCTACAAGCTGATTCCTATAAAGATGGACTTCGAGTTCGGAACAGTGACTCAGACTTGCTGGAATTTCTCCAGTGAATCTGTTTTCGGCCAGACAAAGATACCGCAAGCGGAACAAAAACAGCCTATCTCTTCAGGAACCACGTCGTGGAAGCTGTTGTTTGAGAGATCAATTATCCTGAGGAAGGTGAGGTTTGCTATGTAaggagatatggggcccaccaacttCTGTCCAGCGAGTTTCAAGGCGGTGACCCTTTGAGGATGGCGGTGACCACCGCAAGTGACACCTTGCCAGTGGCAGAAGTGGAGAGAATGGTTCCAGGAGCTCAAGGAATGGAGAGGATCGTCGGTTATCAGATGTTTGAATTTGAGCAAAGCAAGGAGATCAGTTTCGTTGGATAAGTGAGCGGCAGATACAAAAAAACACGGAAGGTGaatggaagagagaaggagaaatgaccaaattgcccaTAAGCTCATACGTGGGAGCTCCATTATGGAGTGTGGGGTGGATGGACTTTCCATGAAGTTAAAATGCACGGGATTTTCATTGAAGAAGATTTAAagcacttgatttttttattcttttctttctttgaagTGTAACAATTTCATTATCgtaaatggctggtggtcggtgctctgtcggcctcaccatgatatatttgtttcatccatgtcgtccatctacttttctagatcattttatggtatgagaccaaaaatgagatatatcccaatctcaagtggaccatattacaggatacagtgttgaatgaaccttgaccattaaaaaaaaatagaaattgggggccacgaaagttttggatcatgctaatctctgttttttcccttcatctgggtttatATGACAATAACTTAAATAGTACGGTATTTTAATgaaaatataatttaaaaatgTATCATGATATAAATACTGTATTAATGAGGTactaatttgtatttttttttttatttgtatgCAATGATCTTACCACTTAAACACTAAGAAGAGACAATGACATATGGCCGGCTATCTTTCGGATTTTCTAAAACAAAAGCCTATTTTTAAACTCTTTCCGAAAACATGGCTACGGAGAACCCGAGGGGTTACTATCCACCGGGAGCCTAGAGGAGATAAAACTCTCGAGGAAGAAGGGCTGTTGTTATTCTAGATCCATcgaaatgtttgtgagaaatttacatTGTCCCCTACTTTGACAGGAAATTtcaaggcatgaacccaaaaaacgaggcagatccaaagattgaAAGGGCCAAACGACTGAAAATGGGTGAATATTGCACTGCCACATTAGAAACATTCATGGGGGTACAAAAGCTTTAGATTAGACTAAgagttttgtgttttcagtttatccaaCTAAGAATAACCTTATGGACTGCTAGTATGCCTTATGAACTGATTAAATAACCTATAaacgtcacagtggaccccaaacACGTTTCAATGATAGGGAGATACCtttccaagcatttcatatgacccacttcaattttggatcctcctgatttttggtctcatgtcctaaaatgagttaccaaaatgaatggacggattggattattaccaaacatcacagtgggaccttTCTGGGGTGGGGTCAGGTTTGTAGGTCAATCGAACATTTGGTCATCGCAGATAATAAGGATGACACTTTATTATGTAAGCTTGTGAGAGACATGAAAATCCCCGTTGAAGAGGGGTCGAGCTAAGTGATGAGGCCTACCagaatgtttgtgagaaatccaccatgtccacGTGCTCTACCAtctcatttttagggcatggcccaaattaaaatgacatgaatccaaagatcaagtgggccacatgacagaaaAAACGGTAGGGATTAATCGCCCAACATTGGTACATTCTTTGGACTATAGTCATTTTCTAGTTGttttgctatatcattttagagtgtgcCACACGACATTTTGACAACTaaaaccattttagggcatgcgaaATCATTTTTGAAGTTCAATAATCAAACAGATAGGATTATTCGGCAACAAATGATAGAACTGTCGATCCACAAGgccccatagatggatggcttggatcatcaacCCAATCATCCATGGagagcttgacctaaaacctttatggGATAAAGAAAACAAATTAACATTTTAGAATAAAAGCATTTCATCTTgttctttaaataaataaataaataaataaataacagtattTCATAGTGGCAAAGGTTAGGCAGGTTTTGAGAAATAGTTTAAAAGCGGCCTCTCTTTAACACGTCAAAAAATAAGCAGTAATATGATTAAAAACTCTATTAAAAATCTATTATTGCATCAGAAATATTAGAATAAGCAGCGCGGGCCTCTGGGAGGCATGAGGTTGGAGGGAATGGCTGTATGTTCATGAGATCGACCCCGTTCACCTGGTGCACCATCCATGGGTTTGGccctgatcccaaaaatcaggccgatcttaAAGTCACGTGGGGACAATCCAGCAAAAAGTTAAGGATGAGGACTCCCAGCTTTGAAACCTTCCATATTgtgtgtgggatccaccgtggCCTGCAtatcccatccaatctattcatccaaCGCACCCCACCAGGTTAAACACACCCTCAAGAAATAATGCAATTTAAACAATCATGCGCACCACAGAATGAGAATTTTGAGGTTTCAAGCAAGAGTTTACAGGATGCGGTTTTGCCCCTATGACAGCCAGTTAGCTGTTGTcagagctatgtggaccccaccatgatgtatatttttatccatactgttcatctattttgccagatATATTTAGTGTATGAACCCAAACATAAGgatgatccaaaggtcaagtggatcacaccacaggaaacagtggagattgaataccTGCCATCGGAAACTTCTTggagcccacagaagttttggattaagttgatatttttgttttcccttcatctaggattACGGgactttatgaatagtttggatggaaactaaacattttagtgggccacaaGAAGTTTCCAACAGTAATTATTCAATCCCTCCTGTGGTGTGCTTTACTTGAGTTTTAAACctctctcatttttggactcatgccttaaaatggcgagctcaccaaatggacggaaggcatgaatataacacatacatcatgataggagcTACAgaactttgacaccagctagctggctagcATTGGGTCACCCGTCAGACCGTGTCCAAGTTTACTCTGCTTTCATATGATGCGGTCCCACCTGATTGTTGGATTTCCCTGAATTTtgaaattcatattgaaaaatgagtcGGTGCatgcaatggacggggtggatcacaTGTGCAATCACACAAGTGGTGTCCATTAGTGCAAGTCACACCCCAATGTCCTGCCctgatggatggacagggtggatctcaTTTATGTTCCAATGTAAACGGATGCCATCTATTGGAAATGTATTTTTGATACATTGAGATACAAACACACAATTGTTAGGGACATTACAGTATATAATTAGCACAAGGTTGGTGGAGATATATAATACTAGCACTGTATGATATAATTTTTTGGAAATCGATTAATAAATAACTAGAATGATCACCATACACATTGCACAGATAAATGAATCCACAATTTTCTTTGGCTGAGGACCCATTGGAGAAGATTTGTCTCATTGGATTGACTGACCGCCAGACTTGTGTTTCCTATTGGCTCCTGTCTTCATCCAATGTGTAAAGAAATGTGAGTCTAGTGAGTAAACCAATGCATGCCGGCCCTATCTAACCACATACATGGCACATGAGAattttctcatttgatgttgAATATTGATGGTAAGTTTGGGTTATGTAGTCGCTTCCGTCTTAATCTAATGTGAAAAAGGCATATGAGTCTATTAATAGAACCAATTTCCTATGTCACCGTAGATGAATGGATCCACATTCTTCTTCCACTGAGGgcccattggagatttttttttctcactGGACATTGATTGATGGTGAAACTCGTGTTTCCTATTCGTTAACCATCTTCATCCAATGTGAAAAGGCATACAAGTCTTCGGACAAAACCAATGCCTAATCATACACATGGCACAGATTAATGAATCCACAATCTTCTTCAACTGAGGAACTATTGGAGAAGATTTTTCTCATTAAATGTTGATGGATGGCTAGATTTGTCATTCTAGTTGTTCCTCGTCTTCATCCAATGTGAAAAGACCTGCAAGACTAGCAAGAAAACCGGTGCCCTATATCATATATAGCTTTGGACCCCTGCCACTTAGAAGGAAGCGATTGgttggtgtactacacaccatcGACCTATGGTGTgttcacgtcaccaagttctatgggcccatcatgaggtatgtgttatatccaaactgtccgacCATTTGACGAGATTGTTGAAAGGCTTGGGCTCAAAAATAAGTCAaatttaaagatcaagtggatcacactacagaaagtagtagggattgaatgtctaccattgaaaccttggtaATTTTAAGAAAGTTTTATTAGTTTtggtaattttcatttttatcataTCTTGAATTTTCCTCTTTTCAAAAGATACTTACAATAATATAGTAGTGCTccctccttttgaaaaaaaaaattggtataattgttgtttctatttttaataaatttagcCTTTAGGAGAGTTGTTTTATTTCGagtaatttttattaaaattaaggTTTTGGGTCATTCTTATAAGTGATGTAGCAAGTAATTTTATCATGATTcattaataaaatatttgaattctctcttatttctcctaGATTCAAGAAGTACTCACCTTGTGGATTGATGATTTTGATTACTTGAGAAAGACAATGATCTTATTTGATCATTCTAGGCTATCCTTATGTCACTTTGATTTCAATCTTCTCTCACTCCTTGATTTTGCTTGTTGCCGTCTCATAGGGGCCCTGTCTGTTATTAATAAAATGTCTTCTTTAtttaaagagagaaaaagaaagaaagaaagaaaggagtttGGGAGAAAGAGATGGGAAATTAAGGGTAGTCTATGGTCCATTGAATACAAatataaaattaagaaaaaaaaaaactgcatgcCTCCAAGTCTAAACGTATAAgtaatcctttcttcttcttgtcTTTTTAACACTTGTTGGAAGAGCCTTCCTATTATAGTTTGAATCATACATTTAGTGGGCCCCAGCTTGGATTGCCTAGGATTCGGAAAGAAACACCCATGTTCCAACAATCATGGCTTGTAAAGGTAATCTTTTACGAAGAATCTTGTCAACCCTTAATTACATGCATGGCTTGTAAAAGTATGTTTTACGAAGAATCTTATCATCCCTCGATATGCTATGGTTGCTGGTGGTGAATGAGGTTGTTTGTAATGGGATTTTCTCCCAGGCTCGATCAGTCGTgagcctcactcgaccggtcgagggtggcactcgaccagtcgagtgggactcgactcaaagtccagcgacgaATTGAAGTATTTTCtccaaggtgctcgaccggtcgagtgggccgctcgaccagtcgaggaccctgctcgaccggtcaaggttACGCAAATTTGTTCCGCGATTTTGTGCGGGTTGTGGAATTTTgaggcaagagggtttcctaaactataaataagggtgccTAGGCcttttctaggtaatgtaagtgagtttcctaaagctttacaagagtttattaaagggtttagggttatcaaaggtgaaagagagagaggaagcttgtggaaggaaggttatgctcgtagaagtgatctactacatctcagcgcttccacgtcctcatgatcggtgagatctcttcatttttcttttattcttttattgtttatccactcctgcgtgagtgaagaaggttgtaacgttctacttcatagtggattgttgatctggacgaggtcccgtggtttttacctctttg belongs to Magnolia sinica isolate HGM2019 chromosome 8, MsV1, whole genome shotgun sequence and includes:
- the LOC131254229 gene encoding probable LRR receptor-like serine/threonine-protein kinase At3g47570; its protein translation is MELPRMSLWAIWSFLLLSSIHLPCFFVSAAHLSNETDLLALLKFKHLITDDPLHSLSSWNHSLHFCHWQGVTCGGHRHPQRVTALKLAGQKFTGEIPASLSHCSELEVHLYRNQLVGKIPIDLGSFSKLTKLNLAHNTLTGSIPPSLGNLSSLKILGLTENSLEGSISAVLTRLVSLEALGLSLNKLSRTIPPQLYNLSSIQILDVGENRLQGKFPPNLGLTLPNLQQLLFGVNQFTGPIPVSLSNASGLALVNLNNNSFSGSVPRDFGNLKNLSRLRLWGNELGIGKGSDLGFLDSLINCSSLQLLDVGINNLSGLLPNSIGNLSTQLRILWLGHNMIFGSIPSAIQNLVGLTVLDIGNSFLTGTIPIGVGMLNKIGELYLNGNELSGHISSSLGNITGLYELELFQNNLSGSIPSTLGKCINLQFLYLDNNNLSSDLPKQLFLISTLIQISIENNSLTGYLPVEVGYLKALGRFIASNNKLSGEIPSSLGNCLSLEYLWLDGNFFQGSIPPTFITLRGIQSLDLSHNNLSGKIPEYLEKLLVLQYLNLSFNNFEGELPKQGVFGNASQVSELGNSKLCGGIRELQLPPCSSQASKKRGKSLACKLKFSIIGVALCLISLSCFFAILYRGRKSRRKSFSVPSVGDPFLNVSYVELFKATDGFSSANLVGTGSFGSVYKGALDRDETMVAVKVFNLQQQEALKSFMAECEALRNIRHRNLVEILTCCSSIDFNGNDFKALVYEYMPNGSLDKWLHNDDQLRRNLNFIQRLKIAINVASALDYLHNHCQTSIIHRDLKPSNILLHDDMIARVGDFGLARFLPEVSQTSTFGMKGSIGYIAPAHRSGNDNMNNLINRINDLDGI